One Brassica napus cultivar Da-Ae chromosome A5, Da-Ae, whole genome shotgun sequence DNA window includes the following coding sequences:
- the BNAA05G23600D gene encoding uncharacterized protein BNAA05G23600D, which translates to MFQKTNSFFHRTLHSLKSIILRAGKKLSKPKTHFSCTFCRSNSLDGDDFYASFLNIWESDLKNSIGGGGPLKLEQKTQEHVQDHQEKKTEACSSRLSRDCDKMEKKIKEMYVIETGDIEQALDVEEALHYYSRLRSPVYLNIVDKFLNDLYA; encoded by the coding sequence ATGTTTCAGAAAACAAACAGTTTCTTCCACAGAACACTACACAGTCTGAAGTCAATCATTCTTAGAGCAGGTAAGAAACTCTCTAAACCAAAAACTCACTTCTCATGCACATTTTGTAGATCAAATTCTCTCGATGGCGATGATTTCTACGCAAGTTTCCTCAACATCTGGGAGTCTGATCTTAAAAACAGCATTGGAGGAGGAGGTCCATTAAAACTGGAGCAAAAGACTCAAGAGCATGTACAAGATCAccaagagaagaaaacagaagCTTGCTCTTCTCGTTTATCAAGAGACTGCGAtaaaatggagaagaagattaaAGAGATGTATGTGATTGAGACAGGAGATATAGAGCAAGCCCTTGACGTTGAAGAGGCACTTCATTACTATTCTCGTCTTAGAAGCCCTGTGTATCTCAACATCGTTGACAAGTTCTTAAATGATCTCTACGCCTGA